A single genomic interval of Halopiger aswanensis harbors:
- a CDS encoding GIY-YIG nuclease family protein, with protein MSSIEATITKGTQEYFLDQVREEIVDEVPSDPYWGTDQFLPLKHDTSISTLVMTSLPFADGSFRTDAVYVLECSSTPTSPGTALLQGVSSNSLAEYTGIDEYRRVLYVGVTSNLVRRLDEHLNSPADDGAYFTAVYPPVRLLQVGWFRTYRRAERAEKITADLLQEKFPNDFVAYPG; from the coding sequence ATGTCCAGTATAGAGGCGACAATTACCAAAGGGACTCAAGAATATTTTCTAGATCAAGTCCGGGAGGAAATTGTTGACGAGGTCCCGAGTGATCCGTACTGGGGAACTGACCAATTTCTTCCTCTGAAGCATGACACATCGATTTCGACCCTTGTGATGACTTCATTGCCATTCGCTGACGGGAGTTTCCGCACAGATGCTGTATACGTGTTAGAATGCTCGAGTACCCCAACCTCTCCAGGAACAGCATTGCTCCAAGGTGTTTCCTCAAACAGTCTCGCTGAATATACTGGAATCGATGAGTACCGCCGTGTACTCTATGTCGGTGTAACTTCAAATCTGGTCCGACGGCTTGACGAGCACCTCAACTCACCAGCTGATGATGGTGCATATTTCACAGCTGTATACCCGCCAGTAAGGTTACTCCAGGTAGGATGGTTCCGTACATATCGACGTGCAGAGCGAGCTGAAAAGATCACTGCTGATCTGCTCCAGGAAAAGTTTCCTAACGACTTTGTTGCTTATCCTGGGTAG